The Deltaproteobacteria bacterium DNA segment ACACACCGAGTATGCCTTTTAAAATTCCCTTTAACACACGCTTCCTCCCGGCTGCCGCCTCTTAATCGACCTTCAAAACCGCAAGAAACGCCTCTTGCGGCAGGTCCACCTTGCCGACCTGCTTCATCCGCTTCTTGCCTTCCTTCTGCTTTTCAAGGAGCTTACGCTTTCTCGATATGTCGCCGCCGTAGCACTTCGCGGTAACGTTTTTTCTGATGGCCTTTACCGTTTCCCTGGACACCACCTTGGTGCCGATCGCCGCCTGTATCACTATCTCGAACATCTGTCTGGGAATAAGTTCCTTCATCTTCTCGCAGAGGTCTCTGCCCCTGTAAAAAGCCTTGTCGCGCGGCACGATAAGAGAAAGCGCGTCCACCGCCTGGCCGTTTATAAGGATATCGAGCTTTATAAGGTCGCCGACCTTGTACTCATGGTACTCATAATCCATCGAGGCGTAGCCGCGTGTCAAGGTCTTCAACTTGTCGAAGAAGTCGAGCACGACCTCGCAAAGCGGCATCTCGTAGACAAGCATCACGCGCGTCGGGGTAAGGTACTTTATCTCCCTCTGTATGCCGCGCTTGCCTTCGCAAAGGCCAAGCACTGCGCCGAGGTACTCAGACGGCATGTGCACCGAGGCAAGTATGTATGGCTCCTCGATTTTGGCTATGTGCTGCGGCGGCGGAAGCTTCGTCGGGTTCTCTATGTCCATGACCTCGCCGCTCGTTAACGTGACCCTGTATATGACCGTCGGAGCGGTTGTTATGAGCTCGAGCGCGTACTCCCTTTCGAGCCTCTCCTGGATTATTTCCATGTGAAAGAGACCGAGGAAACCGCACCTGAAGCCGAAGCCCAGCGCAAGCGATGTCTCTGGCTCGTAGGTAAATGCCGCGTCGTTTAGCCTTAGCCGCTCGACCGCCTCTTTCAGGTTCTCGTACTGCGCGCTGTCTATCGGATAAAGCCCGGAAAACACCATGGGCTTGACGGCCTTGTACCCGGGAAGCGGCTCTATTGCCGGATTATCCGCTGTCGTTATGGTATCGCCGACCTTTGTGTCGCGAACTTCCTTTATGCCTGCCGAAAATATGCCCACCTCTCCGGGGCCAAGCGACTCTATCTCTCTTGGGTGCGGGGCAAATACGCCGACCATGTCGACGTCAAAGGTCTTGCCCGTTGCCATGAACTTTATTTTCGCGCCCTTTTTAATCTCTCCGTCCATCACGCGCACCTGCACGACAACGCCGCGGTAGGCGTCGTACCAGCTGTCGAAGATAAGGGCCTTAAGCGGCGCGTTTCTCTCGCCCTTCGGCGAAGATATGCGCTCGACTATGGCCTCCAGTACCTCTTTGATGCCCTTGCCTTCCTTGGCGCTCGTTAGAACGGCATCGCTTGCGTCGAGGCCAAGTATTTCCTCTATCTCGGCCTTTATGCGCTCGGGGTCGGCGTTGGGAAGGTCTATCTTGTTTAAGACCGTAAATATGTCCAGCCCCACGTCCGCCGCCGTGTAGAGATGCGCCAGTGTCTGAGCTTCAACGCCCTGGGATGCGTCTACGACGAGGATCGCGCCTTCGCATGCCGACAGGCTCCTGCTCACCTCGTAACTGAAGTCCACGTGCCCTGGCGTGTCTATGAGGTTTAAGATATAGTCCTTGCCGTCGAGGGCCTTGTAGTTAAGGCGCGCTGTCTGGGCCTTGATGGTGATGCCGCGCTCCCTCTCAAGCTCCATCTTGTCCATGAACTGGTCCTTC contains these protein-coding regions:
- the lepA gene encoding translation elongation factor 4, encoding MVDQTKIRNFSIIAHIDHGKSTLSDRILEMTGAISTREKKDQFMDKMELERERGITIKAQTARLNYKALDGKDYILNLIDTPGHVDFSYEVSRSLSACEGAILVVDASQGVEAQTLAHLYTAADVGLDIFTVLNKIDLPNADPERIKAEIEEILGLDASDAVLTSAKEGKGIKEVLEAIVERISSPKGERNAPLKALIFDSWYDAYRGVVVQVRVMDGEIKKGAKIKFMATGKTFDVDMVGVFAPHPREIESLGPGEVGIFSAGIKEVRDTKVGDTITTADNPAIEPLPGYKAVKPMVFSGLYPIDSAQYENLKEAVERLRLNDAAFTYEPETSLALGFGFRCGFLGLFHMEIIQERLEREYALELITTAPTVIYRVTLTSGEVMDIENPTKLPPPQHIAKIEEPYILASVHMPSEYLGAVLGLCEGKRGIQREIKYLTPTRVMLVYEMPLCEVVLDFFDKLKTLTRGYASMDYEYHEYKVGDLIKLDILINGQAVDALSLIVPRDKAFYRGRDLCEKMKELIPRQMFEIVIQAAIGTKVVSRETVKAIRKNVTAKCYGGDISRKRKLLEKQKEGKKRMKQVGKVDLPQEAFLAVLKVD